The Staphylococcus haemolyticus region AGAAAAAGGAAGATATAATTCTCGACACTTTATTGACGAAATGAAGGCATTTACTCAATCGATTGTAAATACTATTAAAAATAGCGAGCAAAAGTATAAGCATGATAATTTAACTACTACTGAATGTCCGACATGCGGAAAATTCATGATTAAAGTTAAAACTAAAAATGGACAAATGTTAGTATGTCAAGATCCCACATGTAAAACTAAAAAGAATGTCCAACGTAAGACAAATGCACGTTGTCCAAATTGTAAGAAGAAAATGACATTATTCGGACGTGGAAAAGATGCAGTTTATCGATGTGTCTGTGGTCATACTGAAACACAAGAACAGATGGATAAACGATTCAAAAATAAATCCAGTGGTAAAGTATCTAAAAAAGAAATGAAAAAGTATATGAATAATGAGGACTCACTTGAGAATAATCCGTTTAAAGATGCATTAAAAAACTTGAAATTATAGTTAAAAATCGAACTTAATCATATTTGTTGGTAAAAAAGTTCGTTTTTAGTATTGTGTTTTTCGAAAAGTAATATTAAAATATTAAAGTATTTTAATAAAAGGAGTTTAAAACCGTGAAAAAATACTTTCAATTCGACGAGTATGATACTAATTATAAGAAAGAGATAATCGGTGGTATCACAACTTTCTTATCAATGGCATACATTTTAGCTGTAAATCCTCAAGTATTAAGTTTAGCAGGTGTTAAAGGTGTATCAGGTGACATGAAGATGGATCAAGGAGCTATTTTCGTGGCAACTGCTTTAGCAGCGTTTGTTGGTTCTTTATTTATGGGACTTATTGCAAAATATCCAATAGCACTTGCGCCAGGAATGGGACTTAACGCGTTCTTTGCTTTTACAGTAGTTTTAACGATGGGAATTCCTTGGCAAATAGGTTTAACTGGCGTGCTTTGCTCAGGTATATTCTTTGCTATACTTACAGCAACCGGTCTTCGAGAGATAATAATCAATGCTATTCCATATCAAATGAAAATGGCTGTATCTGCTGGTATAGGATTATTTATTACCTTTGTTGGTTTACAAAGTGCTGGCATCATTGTGAAAAATGACTCAACATTAGTTACATTAGGTCATTTAACAAAAGGTCCAGTTTTATTAGCAATCTTTGGTATTGCGATTACAATTATTTTATATGCTAGAAAAGTACCAGGTTCAATTTTTATAGGTATGATTATAACTGCTATAGTTGGAATGATAACTGGATTAATACATACACCTTCTGGCGTAGTTGGTAAAATCCCTAGTATAACACCAACATTCGGTGCAGCATTTGAAGCCTTTAAGGATCCAAGTCAATTATTTACGATTCAATTTTTAATTGTAATTTTAACTTTCTTCTTTATAGATTTCTTTGATACTGCTGGAACATTAGTGGCGGTAGCTACTCAAGCAGGTATTATGAAAGATAATAAGCTTCCTAGAGCAGGTAGAGCTTTATTTGCTGACTCTTTAGCTACTATTGTTGGTGCCATTTTTGGTACAACAACAACTACATCTTATATTGAATCTACTTCTGGTGTAGCTGTGGGTGCGAGAACAGGTTTTGCTAGTATCGTGACAGGAATTTGTTTCCTATTAGCATTATTCTTTAGTCCGTTAATTGAAATTGTTACAAGTGCAGTAACTACACCTGCATTAGTAGTAGTTGGGATTTTAATGGCAGCTAACTTTGCAGAAATAAATTGGAAGAAATTTGAAGTTGCAGTTCCAGCATTTATAACAATTATTATGATGCCACTATCATATTCAATTGCGACTGGTATCGCTTGCGGATTTATATTTTATCCAATAACTATGCTTATCACAAAAAAACACAAAGAAGTACATCCAATTATGTATTTCTTAATGGTACTATTTATTTTATATTTCGTATTTGTACACGGTTAATAAGGAAAAGAGTCCGGGACATAAAGTTCTTGGATAAGTGAAAAAAAGACAATTTCTATTGAAATAATATAGAAATTGTCTTTTTTATAAATTTTTTGATTATTTTCAGCTCGTTGAGCTACTACTTTTCTTATATTAAGTGCCATTAATACAAAACCAAGTTCTCTTTTGACTTTATTGAGTCCTCGGACAGACATCCGAGTGAAACCCAAAATAGCCTTCATAAATCCAAAAACAGGTTCCACATCAATTTTTCTTTGACTGTAGATATTTTTTGTTTCTGGTTCTGAAAGCTTTTTGTTAATTTGGGATTTAAAATATTCCCAGTTATAATTCTTCATTATTTTTTTGTTTGTTTTTGAATTGAAGTTCATACATTGATTTTTCAGAGGACATTCTGAACAATCATCACATTCATATAATTTGAAGTCTCGCTTATAACCATACTTATCATGACGATAGGCATATCTTTTAAAACCTAGCCGTTTATTATTCGGACAAATGAATTCGTCATTAATTTCGTCATAGTTCCAATTTTGAGTATTAAAGATGTCACTTTTATATTTTTTAGTTTTATCTTTTATAAACATTCCATATGTTATGAGTGGCGTTCGATTAAAGTCATCTATAATTGCCTTATAATTTGATTCACTACCATAACCTGCATCAGCTACAATATATTCAGGTAAATGACCGTAGGTCTCTTGAATTGAATTTAAAAATGGAATCATCGTTCTAGTATCCGTTGGATTTTGATACACATTATAAGATAAAACAAATTGGGAATTTGTCGCTATTTGTAAATTATACCCTGGCTTAAGTTGTCCATTTTTCATGTGATCTTCTTTCATTCTCATAAATGTCGCATCATGATCTGTCTTAGAATAACTATTTCTATCCTTTAAAATAGATTTTTGAAATTCGTATCGATACTTTCGCTCAAAATAATCATTGATTTGCTTTTTGTATTTTTTGATTTTAGTTCTTTTGAGACGTATTTGTTTTCTTGTTTTAGTACATTTTTCATTGTTGATATGTTGGTTTAAATCTTCGATTTCTTTATCTAAGTGACTACCAATCAAATCTATTTCTTCTTTTGTTAATTCATTATCATGATCTTCTTTAATTTCCGGTATGATTTTATTGGTTACCAATTCATGGTAGAGGGCTTTAGAATCCTCATTCATCTTTGATTCATGGTTTTGAATACTCTTTTTCCATACAAATGTATATCGATTGGCATTTGCTTCAATTTTTGTACCATCAATAAAAATAGCTTTATCATCTATAAGATTTTGTTTTACACACTGACTGTAAAATTGAATAAATAAAGATTCTAATAAAGCATCTACTTTTGGATTTACTCTAAATCGATTAATTGTTTTATAAGAAGGTTTTTGATTTTGTGATAGCCACATCATTCGGATGCTATCATTAAGCATTTTTTCTATTTTACGACCTGAGAATACAGATTGTGTGTAGGCATATAGAATCACTTTTAACATCATTTTAGGATGGTACGAAGTTGCACCACGGTGATGTCTGAATTCGTCGAATTCATTGTCAGGAATTGTTTCAACAATATCATTTACATGTCGTGAAATATCATTTGTGGGGATAAGAACTGAAGTTTCCATTGGTAGAGTAAGTTGAGTCATGTTATAATTTTTATACATAAGGCACCTCGTTAATTTAGTTTAGTGATGTTTATTAAATTATACGAAAGTGCTTTATTTTTTTAAAGTATTACAATGTAAAATTACATATAAATACAAAGTATTTTGGCGAGACTCTTGAGGGAACAGGACAAGCTGAAGACTACAGGCTGAAGCTGTCCCCTAAGAAAGCGAGCCAACAATACGGAGTATTGTAAATAAAGAAGCCAGTAAATGAATTTGTTAAAACTCATTTACTGGCTATTTCTCTAGGGTTTATGTCCCAGACTCTTTTTTTACCATTTATTTGAATGATCATCTTTGTACTGAGTATAAATGACTTTTGCATCTTTATTACGAATATAGGTAGGTGCGCTCAATACTATAAAAATAAAGAAGACCAGTAAGAAAAATAACACCCAATGAACAAACATTCCTACAATTGGAATAAATGCAATGAAAGATCCCACAAAACCAATTACTGGAATAATTGACATAGGCTTTATTGCATTTTGATTATCAACTAAAAGAATAATTGCTAGTATGAGATATAAAAAAGCATTAATTAACAATGGTTGCCAACCAAAACCTAATATAAAGCTTCCGCCTAGAAAAGGAATGCCATAGAAAAATTCACATATTAATAAGAAGAAACTTATTAGGGCAAGAGCTACTTTAGTATTTCTTTTCAATATAACTACGCCTCCAACTATTTATTAAAAACAAATTTTAAATTCCTACTATTATAATAGTAGGAGCTTAATTTAAGACTTAACTTATATACATTATAAAGTAAAAATAAAAAAAGGGAAAAAATTTACTTAAAATGGTTGATGTACAAAACTATTTAAAGTACAATACTTAGGTATGTGTTAGACAAAGTACAAAAAGTTACAGAAAAACCTTGATTTATCACCGTTTTTCCTGTAACATATCTAATGTTGGACTTGATGAAAGCGATGAAGCGAAAGGTTACTGACACACCCGGCCGCTTTGCCATGGCGTTGTGTGAGATAGTTTTCGTGGAGAAGTCTATCACTTTTAAAGTAGACGAATAAGGAGGGAAAATTATGGCAAAACAAAAAATCAGAATCAGATTAAAAGCTTACGATCACCGTGTGATTGATCAATCAGCAGAGAAAATTGTTGAAACTGCAAAACGTTCTGGTGCAGAAGTTTCTGGACCAATTCCGTTACCAACTGAAAAATCAGTTTATACAATTATCCGTGCGGTGCATAAGTACAAAGATTCACGTGAACAATTCGAACAACGTACTCATAAACGTTTAATCGATATTGTTAACCCAACACCAAAAACAGTTGATGCCCTAATGGGATTAAACTTACCATCTGGTGTAGACATCGAAATTAAATTATAATAGAAAATTTTAGGAGGTGGACTTTCGATGACCAAAGGAATCTTAGGAAGAAAAATTGGGATGACTCAAGTATTCGGAGAAAACGGTGAATTAATCCCAGTTACAGTAGTAGAAGCAAGTCAAAACGTAGTATTACAAAAGAAAACTGAAGAAGTAGATGGTTATAACGCTATCCAAGTAGGTTTTGAAGACAAAAAAGCATACAAAAAAGATGCCAAATCTAATAAATATGCTAATAAACCAGCTGAAGGTCACGCTAAGAAAGCGGGCGCAGCACCTAAGCGCTTCATTCGTGAATTCAGAAACGTTAATGTTGATGAATACGAAGTAGGTCAAGAAGTCACAGTTGATACTTTTGAAGCTGGAGACATTATTGATGTAACAGGAACTTCAAAAGGTAAAGGTTTCCAAGGTGCTATTAAACGTCATGGCCAAGCTCGTGGACCAATGGCTCACGGCTCTCATTTCCATAGAGCGCCAGGTTCAGTAGGTATGGCTTCAGATGCTTCAAGAGTATTCAAAGGCCAAAAAATGCCTGGACGTATGGGTGGAAATACAGTTACTGTTCAAAACTTAGAAGTAGTTCAAGTTGATACAGAAAACAATGTAATTTTAGTAAAAGGTAACGTACCTGGACCTAAAAAAGGTTTCGTAGAAATCCAAACTTCAATTAAAAAAGGTAATAAATAATAAGTAGCGAAAGGAGGAAAAGCATAATGGCAAATTATGATGTATTAAAAGTAGACGGATCTAAATCAGGTTCTGTTGAATTAAGCGATTCAGTATTCGCTATTGAACCAAACAACAGTGTTCTTTTCGAAGCAATTAACTTACAACGTGCTTCATTACGTCAAGGAACTCACGCAGTTAAAAATCGTTCAGCTGTACGTGGTGGCGGACGTAAACCATGGAGACAAAAAGGTACAGGACGTGCGCGTCAAGGTACAATTCGTGCTCCACAATGGCGTGGTGGTGGTATCGTATTCGGACCAACACCAAGAAGCTATGCATACAAAATGCCTAAGAAAATGCGTCGTTTAGCATTACGTTCTGCATTATCTTTCAAAGTTAAAGAAAACAACTTCACTATCGTTGATAATTTTGGTTTTGAAGCTCCAAAAACAAAAGAATTCAAAAATGTATTAACTACACTCGAACAACCTAAAAAAGTGTTAGTAGTTACTGATAGCGAAGACGTAAACGTTGAATTATCTGCACGTAACATTCCTGGCGTACAAGTTAGTACAGCTCAAGGATTAAACGTTTTAGATATTACTAGCGCTGACAGTGTTATTATTACTGAATCAGCTGCGAAAAAAGTTGAGGAGGTGCTCGGATAATGGAAGCAAGAGATGTTCTTAAGCGCCCCGTAATCACTGAAAAATCTTCTGAAGCAATGGCTGAAGATAAATATACTTTTGACGTAGATACTCGTGCTAATAAAACACAAGTTAAAATTGCAGTTGAAGAAATTTTCGACGTTAAAGTTGCAAATGTAAACATCATCAACTACAAACCTAAGAAAAAACGTATGGGCCGTTACCAAGGCTATACAAACAAAAGAAGAAAAGCAATTGTTACTTTAAAAGAAGGTTCAATTGACTTATTCAACTAAACAATAAAATAAAAGTTACCATTAAGGAGGTAAGCGACAATGGCTCTTAAAAAATATAAGCCAATAACAAATGGTCGTCGTAATATGACTAGTTTAGATTTCGCAGAAATCACGAAATCTACTCCTGAAAAGTCATTATTACAACCGCTACCGAAAAAAGCGGGTCGTAACAACCAAGGTAAATTGACAGTTCGTCATCATGGTGGAGGACATAAACGTCAATACCGCGTTATCGATTTCAAACGTAATAAAGATGGAATCACTGCAAAAGTTGATTCAATCCAATATGATCCAAACCGTTCAGCTAACATTGCTTTATTAGTATATGCTGATGGTGAAAAACGATATATTATTGCTCCAAAAGGATTACAAGTAGGCCAAGTAGTTGAGAGTGGTGCAGATGCTGACATTAAAGTTGGTAACGCATTACCATTACAAAACATTCCAGTTGGTACTGTAATTCATAATATCGAATTAAAACCTGGTAAAGGTGGACAATTAGCTCGTTCAGCGGGTGCAAGTTCACAAGTACTTGGTAAAGAAGGTAAATACGTACTAATCAGATTACGTTCTGGTGAAGTTCGTATGATCTTATCAACTTGCCGTGCTACAATTGGTCAAGTTGGTAACTTACAACATGAATTAGTTAATGTTGGTAAAGCAGGACGTTCTAGATGGAAAGGCATCCGTCCTACAGTTCGTGGTTCAGTAATGAACCCTAACGATCACCCACACGGTGGTGGTGAAGGTCGTGCACCTATCGGTAGACCATCTCCAATGTCACCATGGGGTAAACCAACGCTTGGTAAGAAAACTCGTCGTGGTAAAAAATCATCAGACAAACTTATCGTTCGTGGACGTAAGAAAAAATAATAACAACTTATTTGGGTGTGCGGCTTAATTGCTGCACGCACACAATAAGAAGGGAGGCGCCCAAATGGCTCGTAGTATTAAAAAAGGACCTTTCGTCGATGATCATTTAATGAAAAAAGTAGAAGCTCAAGACGGAAGTGAAAAGAAACAAGTAATCAAAACATGGTCTCGTCGTTCTACAATTTTCCCAAATTTCATCGGTCATACTTTTGCAGTATACGATGGTCGTAAACATGTACCTGTTTATGTAACTGAAGATATGGTAGGTCACAAATTAGGTGAATTTGCTCCAACTCGTACATTTAAAGGACATGCTGCAGACGATAAAAAAACTAGAAGATAATAAATAGAAGTAGAGGAGGAAATCCTAATGGAAGCAAAAGCGGTTGCTAGAACAATCAGAATCGCACCTCGTAAAGTAAGATTAGTTCTTGACTTAATTAGAGGTAAAAATGCTGGAGAAGCTATTGCTATTTTAAAATTAACTAACAAAGCTTCATCACCAGTAATTGAAAAAGTATTAATGTCCGCTTTAGCAAATGCTGAACATAACTATGACATGAACACTGATGAATTAGTTGTTAAAGAAGCATATGCAAATGAAGGACCAACTTTAAAACGTTTCCGTCCACGTGCACAAGGTCGTGCAAGTGCTATCAATAAACGTACAAGCCACATTACAATCGTCGTAAGTGACGGTAAAGAAGAAGCTAAAGAAGCTTAATAACTATTTAAGGAGGGAACACTGTGGGTCAAAAAATTAATCCTATCGGACTTCGTGTCGGAATCATCCGTGACTGGGAAGCTAAATGGTATGCTGAAAAAGATTTCGCTTCACTTTTACACGAAGATTTAAGAATCCGTAAATTCATTGATAACGAATTAAAAGAAGCATCAGTTTCTCACGTTGAAATCGAACGTGCTGCTAACCGTATTAACATTGCTATTCACACTGGTAAACCAGGTATGGTAATTGGTAAAGGCGGATCAGAAATTGAAAAACTTCGTAATAAATTAAACAACTTAACTGATAAAAAAGTACACATCAACGTTATCGAAATCAAAAAAATTGATATCGATGCTCGTTTAGTTGCTGAGAATATTGCACGTCAATTAGAAAACCGTGCTTCATTCCGTCGTGTACAAAAACAAGCTATTTCAAGAGCTATGAAACTTGGTGCTAAAGGTATCAAAACTCAAGTATCAGGTCGTTTAGGCGGAGCTGACATTGCTCGTGCTGAACAATATTCAGAAGGAACTGTTCCACTTCATACTTTACGTGCTGACATCGATTATGCACATGCTGAAGCAGACACTACTTACGGTAAATTAGGTGTTAAAGTATGGATTTATCGTGGTGAAGTTCTTCCTACTAAGAATACTAGTGAAGGAGGAAAATAATAATGTTACTACCAAAACGTGTTAAATATCGTCGTCAACATCGTCCTAAAACAACTGGTCGTTCAAAAGGCGGTAATTATGTAACATTTGGTGAGTATGGATTACAAGCTACTACAACATCTTGGATCACATCTCGTCAAATCGAATCTGCTCGTATTGCTATGACACGTTACATGAAACGTGGCGGGAAAGTTTGGATTAAAATCTTCCCTCATACACCATATACTAAAAAACCTTTAGAAGTACGTATGGGTGCTGGTAAAGGTGCCGTTGAAGGCTGGATCGCTGTTGTAAAACCAGGTAGAATTTTATTCGAGGTTGCAGGCGTATCAGAAGAAGTTGCTCGTGAAGCATTACGTTTAGCAAGTCACAAACTTCCAGTGAAAACTAAGTTTGTAAAACGTGAAGAATTGGGTGGTGAAACAAATGAAAGCTAAGGAAATTAGAGACTTAACCACTTCAGAAATCGAAGAACAAATCAAATCTTCAAAAGAAGAGCTTTTTAACCTACGCTTTCAGTTAGCTACAGGTCAATTAGAGGAAACTGCACGTATTCGTACAGTTAGAAAAACAATTGCACGTCTAAAAACTGTTGCTCGTGAAAGAGAAATCGAAGAAAGCAAAGCTAATCAATAATATATTCGAAAGAGGAGGTTACAAAAGTGAGTGAAAGAAACGATCGTAAAGTTTATGTAGGTAAAGTTGTTTCAGACAAAATGGACAAAACTATCACTGTATTAGTTGAAACTTACAAAACACACAAATTATACGGTAAACGTGTAAAATACTCTAAAAAATACAAAACTCATGATGAAAACAATTCAGCTAAATTAGGAGACATTGTTAAAATTCAAGAAACTCGTCCTTTATCAGCATCAAAACGTTTTCGTTTAGTAGAAATTGTTGAAGAGTCAGTAATTATTTAATACAAGATTAGAGATAAGGGAGGTTTAACTAATGATCCAACAAGAAACTCGTTTAAAAGTAGCAGACAACTCTGGTGCTCGTGAAGTTCTTACAATTAAAGTATTAGGTGGATCTGGTCGCAAAACAGCGAACATCGGCGATGTTATCGTATGTACTGTTAAAAATGCAACACCAGGTGGCGTTGTTAAAAAAGGTGACGTAGTCAAAGCTGTTGTCGTTAGAACTAAATCAGGCGTTCGTCGTAATGATGGTTCTTATATCAAGTTTGATGAAAATGCATGTGTCATTATTCGTGATGACAAAGGCCCACGTGGTACTCGTATCTTTGGTCCTGTTGCTCGTGAATTACGTGAAGGTAACTTCATGAAAATCGTTTCATTAGCACCAGAAGTACTTTAATTTATAAAAACCAAATCATTTAAGGAGGTGCCCACATGCATATCAAAAAAGGTGACAACGTAAAAGTTATCGCAGGTAAAGACAAAGGTAAAGAAGGTAAAGTAATCGCTACTGAACCTAAAAAAGACCGTGTCGTTGTGGAAAGTGTTAATGTTATTAAAAAACACCAAAAACCAACTCAATTAAATCCTGAAGGTGGAATCTTAGAAACAGAGGCAGCAATCCATGT contains the following coding sequences:
- a CDS encoding NCS2 family permease; this translates as MKKYFQFDEYDTNYKKEIIGGITTFLSMAYILAVNPQVLSLAGVKGVSGDMKMDQGAIFVATALAAFVGSLFMGLIAKYPIALAPGMGLNAFFAFTVVLTMGIPWQIGLTGVLCSGIFFAILTATGLREIIINAIPYQMKMAVSAGIGLFITFVGLQSAGIIVKNDSTLVTLGHLTKGPVLLAIFGIAITIILYARKVPGSIFIGMIITAIVGMITGLIHTPSGVVGKIPSITPTFGAAFEAFKDPSQLFTIQFLIVILTFFFIDFFDTAGTLVAVATQAGIMKDNKLPRAGRALFADSLATIVGAIFGTTTTTSYIESTSGVAVGARTGFASIVTGICFLLALFFSPLIEIVTSAVTTPALVVVGILMAANFAEINWKKFEVAVPAFITIIMMPLSYSIATGIACGFIFYPITMLITKKHKEVHPIMYFLMVLFILYFVFVHG
- the rpsJ gene encoding 30S ribosomal protein S10 — protein: MAKQKIRIRLKAYDHRVIDQSAEKIVETAKRSGAEVSGPIPLPTEKSVYTIIRAVHKYKDSREQFEQRTHKRLIDIVNPTPKTVDALMGLNLPSGVDIEIKL
- the rplC gene encoding 50S ribosomal protein L3, with the protein product MTKGILGRKIGMTQVFGENGELIPVTVVEASQNVVLQKKTEEVDGYNAIQVGFEDKKAYKKDAKSNKYANKPAEGHAKKAGAAPKRFIREFRNVNVDEYEVGQEVTVDTFEAGDIIDVTGTSKGKGFQGAIKRHGQARGPMAHGSHFHRAPGSVGMASDASRVFKGQKMPGRMGGNTVTVQNLEVVQVDTENNVILVKGNVPGPKKGFVEIQTSIKKGNK
- the rplD gene encoding 50S ribosomal protein L4, translating into MANYDVLKVDGSKSGSVELSDSVFAIEPNNSVLFEAINLQRASLRQGTHAVKNRSAVRGGGRKPWRQKGTGRARQGTIRAPQWRGGGIVFGPTPRSYAYKMPKKMRRLALRSALSFKVKENNFTIVDNFGFEAPKTKEFKNVLTTLEQPKKVLVVTDSEDVNVELSARNIPGVQVSTAQGLNVLDITSADSVIITESAAKKVEEVLG
- the rplW gene encoding 50S ribosomal protein L23 — its product is MEARDVLKRPVITEKSSEAMAEDKYTFDVDTRANKTQVKIAVEEIFDVKVANVNIINYKPKKKRMGRYQGYTNKRRKAIVTLKEGSIDLFN
- the rplB gene encoding 50S ribosomal protein L2, with amino-acid sequence MALKKYKPITNGRRNMTSLDFAEITKSTPEKSLLQPLPKKAGRNNQGKLTVRHHGGGHKRQYRVIDFKRNKDGITAKVDSIQYDPNRSANIALLVYADGEKRYIIAPKGLQVGQVVESGADADIKVGNALPLQNIPVGTVIHNIELKPGKGGQLARSAGASSQVLGKEGKYVLIRLRSGEVRMILSTCRATIGQVGNLQHELVNVGKAGRSRWKGIRPTVRGSVMNPNDHPHGGGEGRAPIGRPSPMSPWGKPTLGKKTRRGKKSSDKLIVRGRKKK
- the rpsS gene encoding 30S ribosomal protein S19 — translated: MARSIKKGPFVDDHLMKKVEAQDGSEKKQVIKTWSRRSTIFPNFIGHTFAVYDGRKHVPVYVTEDMVGHKLGEFAPTRTFKGHAADDKKTRR
- the rplV gene encoding 50S ribosomal protein L22 — encoded protein: MEAKAVARTIRIAPRKVRLVLDLIRGKNAGEAIAILKLTNKASSPVIEKVLMSALANAEHNYDMNTDELVVKEAYANEGPTLKRFRPRAQGRASAINKRTSHITIVVSDGKEEAKEA
- the rpsC gene encoding 30S ribosomal protein S3 → MGQKINPIGLRVGIIRDWEAKWYAEKDFASLLHEDLRIRKFIDNELKEASVSHVEIERAANRINIAIHTGKPGMVIGKGGSEIEKLRNKLNNLTDKKVHINVIEIKKIDIDARLVAENIARQLENRASFRRVQKQAISRAMKLGAKGIKTQVSGRLGGADIARAEQYSEGTVPLHTLRADIDYAHAEADTTYGKLGVKVWIYRGEVLPTKNTSEGGK
- the rplP gene encoding 50S ribosomal protein L16, coding for MLLPKRVKYRRQHRPKTTGRSKGGNYVTFGEYGLQATTTSWITSRQIESARIAMTRYMKRGGKVWIKIFPHTPYTKKPLEVRMGAGKGAVEGWIAVVKPGRILFEVAGVSEEVAREALRLASHKLPVKTKFVKREELGGETNES
- the rpmC gene encoding 50S ribosomal protein L29, encoding MKAKEIRDLTTSEIEEQIKSSKEELFNLRFQLATGQLEETARIRTVRKTIARLKTVAREREIEESKANQ
- the rpsQ gene encoding 30S ribosomal protein S17 gives rise to the protein MSERNDRKVYVGKVVSDKMDKTITVLVETYKTHKLYGKRVKYSKKYKTHDENNSAKLGDIVKIQETRPLSASKRFRLVEIVEESVII
- the rplN gene encoding 50S ribosomal protein L14, producing the protein MIQQETRLKVADNSGAREVLTIKVLGGSGRKTANIGDVIVCTVKNATPGGVVKKGDVVKAVVVRTKSGVRRNDGSYIKFDENACVIIRDDKGPRGTRIFGPVARELREGNFMKIVSLAPEVL
- the rplX gene encoding 50S ribosomal protein L24; amino-acid sequence: MHIKKGDNVKVIAGKDKGKEGKVIATEPKKDRVVVESVNVIKKHQKPTQLNPEGGILETEAAIHVSNVQLLDPKTNEPTRVGYKFVDGKKVRIAKKSGEEIKTNN